In Musa acuminata AAA Group cultivar baxijiao chromosome BXJ2-10, Cavendish_Baxijiao_AAA, whole genome shotgun sequence, a genomic segment contains:
- the LOC135624273 gene encoding glutaredoxin-C5-like, with the protein MHYQAAAAAAEAWGYVAAAAARGATMDALERVERLAAESAVVIFSVSTCCMCHAVKRLFCGMGVSPTVVELDEDPRGKEMERALSRLLGGGAAGGAAVPVVFIGGKLVGAMDRVMAAHINGTLVPLLKEAGALWL; encoded by the coding sequence ATGCACTAccaggcggcggcggcagcggcagaggCGTGGGGGTAcgtggcagcggcggcagcgaGGGGGGCGACAATGGACGCGCTAGAGCGGGTGGAGCGGCTGGCGGCGGAGAGCGCGGTGGTGATCTTCAGCGTCAGCACGTGCTGCATGTGCCACGCCGTGAAGCGTCTCTTCTGCGGCATGGGGGTGAGCCCGACGGTGGTGGAGCTGGACGAAGACCCGCGCGGCAAGGAGATGGAGCGCGCCCTCTCCCGCCTCCTCGGCGGCGGGGCGGCGGGCGGAGCCGCCGTGCCCGTGGTGTTCATAGGCGGGAAGCTCGTGGGGGCCATGGACCGGGTTATGGCCGCCCACATCAACGGCACGCTCGTCCCCCTCCTCAAGGAAGCCGGCGCCCTCTGGctctga